A region from the Medicago truncatula cultivar Jemalong A17 chromosome 6, MtrunA17r5.0-ANR, whole genome shotgun sequence genome encodes:
- the LOC25495416 gene encoding uncharacterized protein C9orf85 homolog, whose translation MSSSKKTGPPKHQNKIAWKPNAGIKINETEVGGRFRPLSEITGVCPRCKEQIDWKRRYGKYKPLHEPAKCQRCSKRNVRQAYHNLCFGCAKEHRVCAKCCCRVERIVGRDVSEVEAEKKMLEEAIKNASERERRSLLRAMNNKNKAKSSTDTPTDTKDNKVGELFPNSSLEDYAKKNGVVRKHDDSKICDSKHDGDESEEEVFDDEDDNDSASEECDEDNNENVPDEVNAKKE comes from the exons ATGAGTAGCAGCAAGAAAACTGGTCCCCCCAAACATCAGAACAAGATTGCTTGGAAACCTAATGCTGGTATCAAGATCAACGAAACT GAAGTTGGAGGAAGATTTAGACCTCTATCTGAGATAACTGGAGTGTGCCCTCGCTGTAAGGAACAAATTGATTGGAAACGACGTTATGGAAAATACAAGCCTCTTCACGAACCTGCCAAATG TCAAAGATGTTCAAAACGTAATGTTCGCCAAGCTTACCATAATTTGTGTTTCG GTTGTGCAAAGGAGCATCGTGTTTGCGCAAAATGTTGTTGCCGTGTGGAGCGTATAGTTGGAAG GGACGTTTCAGAAGTTGAGGCTGAGAAAAAGATGCTTGAAGAG GCCATTAAGAACGCTAGCGAAAGAGAAAGAAGATCCCTATTGCGTGCT atgaacaacaaaaacaaagctaAGAGTTCAACAGACACCCCGACCGATACAAAAGATAACAAAGTAGGAGAATTATTTCCAAATTCTTCTTTGGAAGATTATGCCAAAAAGAATGGAGTTGTCAGGAAACATGACGATAGTAAAATTTGTGATAGTAAGCATGATGGTGATGAAAGTGAGGAGGAAGTTTTTGACGACGAAGATGATAATGACAGTGCGAGTGAAGAGTGTGACGAGGACAACAATGAGAACGTTCCCGATGAAGTGAATGCCAAGAAGGAATGA